Proteins from a single region of Mustela erminea isolate mMusErm1 chromosome X, mMusErm1.Pri, whole genome shotgun sequence:
- the CMC4 gene encoding cx9C motif-containing protein 4 isoform X2 produces the protein MPQKDPCQKQACEIQKCLQANNYMESKCQAVIQELRKCCARYPKGRSLVCSGFEREEEEKLTLKPTSK, from the exons ATGCCGCAGAAGGATCCGTGCCAGAAACAAGCCtgtgaaatacagaaatgtttaCAAG CCAACAACTACATGGAATCTAAGTGTCAGGCTGTCATCCAAGAACTGCGTAAGTGTTGCGCTCGATATCCTAAGGGAAGATCTCTCGTCTGTTCGGGAtttgaaagagaggaggaagaaaagctgACACTGAAGCCGACATCAAAGTGA
- the CMC4 gene encoding cx9C motif-containing protein 4 isoform X1 gives MCRLFALRNSPAFPSPILFLDMPQKDPCQKQACEIQKCLQANNYMESKCQAVIQELRKCCARYPKGRSLVCSGFEREEEEKLTLKPTSK, from the exons ATGTGTCGCTTATTTGCCCTGCGCAATTcacctgcctttccttctcccatcCT ttttctggATATGCCGCAGAAGGATCCGTGCCAGAAACAAGCCtgtgaaatacagaaatgtttaCAAG CCAACAACTACATGGAATCTAAGTGTCAGGCTGTCATCCAAGAACTGCGTAAGTGTTGCGCTCGATATCCTAAGGGAAGATCTCTCGTCTGTTCGGGAtttgaaagagaggaggaagaaaagctgACACTGAAGCCGACATCAAAGTGA
- the MTCP1 gene encoding protein p13 MTCP-1, with translation MAGEDVGAPPDHLWVHQEGIYRDEYQRTWVAVVEEETSSLRARVQQVQVPLGDAARPSHLLTSQLPLMWQLYPEERYMDNNSRLWQIQHHLMVRGVQELLLKLLPDD, from the exons ATGGCAGGAGAGGATGTGGGGGCTCCACCCGATCACCTCTGGGTTCACCAAGAGGGCATCTACCGCGACGAATACCAGCGCACGTGGGTGGCCGTCGTGGAAGAG gAGACGAGTTCCCTAAGGGCACGAGTCCAGCAAGTTCAGGTTCCCTTAGGTGACGCAGCTAGACCAAGTCACCTTCTTACCTCCCAGCTACCTCTCATGTGGCAACTCTACCCTGAGGAGCGCTACATGGATAACAACTCTCGCTTGTGGCAGATCCAGCATCATTTAATG GTCAGGGGAGTACAGGAGCTGTTGCTTAAGCTTTTGCCTGATGATTAA